The Populus nigra chromosome 14, ddPopNigr1.1, whole genome shotgun sequence genome has a segment encoding these proteins:
- the LOC133672768 gene encoding mitochondrial ATP-independent inner membrane protease subunit 1a-like isoform X2 — protein sequence MSLRNLNEWTVIAKEAFNGSFLVAKALCFLHVTKTYVFTVASLYGPSMLPTFNISGDLALAEKISHKLGKVGAGDIVLVTSPVEPRKIVTKRVIGVEGDSVTYVVDPQNSDRTETIVVPKGHIWVEGDNIYKSKDSRNFGAVSYGLLQGKIFWKIWPPKDFGPLGNKEQNS from the exons atgagccTGAGAAATCTAAATGAGTGGACCGTTATTGCTAAAGAAGCGTTCAACGGATCCTTCTTAGTAGCCAAAGCTCTTTGCTTTCTCCATGTCACCAAAACCTATGTCTTCACTGTTGCTTCG CTCTATGGACCAAGTATGCTCCCTACCTTTAACATTAGTGGTGATTTGGCATTGGCTGAGAAGATTTCACACAAGCTTGGCAAAGTGGGTGCTGGAGATATTGTTCTTGTTACATCACCCGTGGAGCCAAGAAAAATTGTGACTAAAAGAGTTATAGGTGTTGAGGGTGATTCTGTTACTTATGTTGTTGATCCCCAAAACAGTGATAGAACTGAGACTATTGtg GTTCCTAAGGGCCATATTTGGGTAGAGGGAGATAACATATATAAAAGCAAGGATTCAAGAAACTTCGGGGCAGTTTCTTATGGCCTTCTTCAAGGGAAAATATTTTGGAAG